The window GGCAGCCTGAGGCCGCGGTTCGACAGGAAAACGCCGGGCAGGGGCGAGATCGCCTGGCGCGGGCCGCTGAGGCGGGTGCAGAGCGAATACCAGAAGAACAGCTGCAGCAGCAGCGGCACGTTCCGGCCGATCTCGACATAGACGCCGACGAGTCGCGACAGGGACGGGTTCGGAGAGAGCCTGAGGACACCGAACAGCACGCCGAAGACGGTCGTCAGCAGGCAGCCGAAAAAGGCGATCACGACCGTATTCGACAGCCCCGCCAGAAGCGCTCGGGCATAGGTGTCGGCCGGCGAGTAGGGGATCATGCTCTCGCCGATGGCGAAATTCGCGGTCCTGTGGAGGAAGGCGAAACCGACCTCGAGGCCGCGCCGGGCGATGTTGCCTGACGCGTTCCACCAGAGGAGCACGGCGACGGCGATTACACAGGCGAGCAAAGCCGCCTGAAAGACCATCTTCCGGACGCCGATGTCGTTCCACAGATCGGCAAGGCTGCGAGATCTGGCCGGAGCGACAGGCGTCATGACTATGATCCCGGTTCGCCGACGGCTCAGCGCGACGGCGGCGTGTAGAGGGCACCGCCTTGCGTGTAGAGCCGGTTCAGGCCGCGCGGGATGGCGAGCGGGGTCTTCTCGCCGAGATATTTCTCGTAAAGCTCGCCATAATTCCCGATCTGCTTGATGATGGTGTAGGCGTATTTCTCGTTCACCCCGAGCGCAGCGCCGAGGCCGGGCTCGACCCCAAGAAAGCGCCGGATCTCGGGGTCGGTGCTCTTCGCCATCTCGTCGACATTGGCCTGGGTGATGCCGAGTTCCTCGGCGTTGACCAGCGTGTTGAAGCTCCAGGCGATGATGTCGCGGAATTCCTCGTCGCCCTGTCGGACGGCGATGCCGAGCGGCTCCTTGGAGAGCCGGTCGGGCAGGATGATGTGCTCGGCCGGATTGGCCAGGGTCGAGCGCTGCGCTGCGAGCGTGGTCGCGTCCGAGGTCAGCGCATCGCAGCGCCCGTCCGCATAGGCCCGGGTCAGCTCGTCGCGCGACTGGATCACGACGGGCGTGAACTTCATGTTGTTCTTGCGGAAGAAGTCGGTGAGCGCGAGCTCGGTCGTGGTTCCCGGCTGAACGCAGACAGTGGCGCCATTGAGGTCCTTGCCTGAGGCCACATTCAGCTTCTTGGGCACGAGAATGCCCTGGCCGTCCATGAAGCTGATGGCTGGGAAATTGAACTTCAACTGCGTATCCCGCGTCATCACATAGGTCGTGTTGTTGGTGAGGACGTCGACCTCGCCGGACTGGAGCGCGGGGAAACGGGTCTGCGTCGTCAGGGCCGAGATCTGGATCTTGTCGGCGTCGCCGAAGATCGTCGCGGCGATGGCGCGGCAGAGCTCGACATTGAAGCCGATCCATTTTCCGCCCGAACCGGGTACGCCGAAGCCCGGGTTCGATGGGCCCTGTACCGCGCATTTGAGCGAGCCGCGCGCCTTGATGGCATCGAGCGTGGATCCGGCCTGGGCCGGGGCGATGAAAGCCAGCGAGGCGGCTCCGAACAAGGCTGCAGCAAAGCGCGACATGATGCTCTCTCCTTGAGGCATGCGAGGATGGTCAGGCGGGGTCAGCGATCTGCCAGGCGGCTTGCGCGTCGCGCGGCCGCCACGAGGGATTTCTGGGTCTGGCCGATATGCTCTTCGAGCAGGCTGACAGCCCGGTCTGTCTCCCCGCCACGGCAGAGCGAGACCAGCTCGCGGTGCTCCTGCATCGGCCGTTCCTTGCCGGCTGCGAGCGAGACCTGGGCCCGGGAGAAACGCCCGATATGACCCCAGGTTGCGCGGATCATCGCCAGCAGACGCGGGCGACGGCAGGGCTCGTAGAGCGCGAAATGGAAGAGCTCGTTGTGATCGCTCCAGGTTACCGGCGTGGTTGCGCCGTCATAGGAGCGAAGGATCTCGTCGAGATGCTCGAAATCCTCGATCGCCATGTTCGGGATGGCGAGCGTCAGGGCCCGGCATTCCAGTCCGATCCTGATATCGAGCAGCTCCAGGACCTCCTCCAGCGAGAGGCGCGTGACGATTGCGCCCTTGTTGGCGACCAGGGTGACGAGGCCCTCGGCTTCCAGCTGCCGCAGGGCTTCCCTCACCGGAATCCGGCTCGTCCCGAAGCGGGCGGCCAGCTCGTCCTGACGCAACTGCTCTCCGGCTCCGAAGGTCCCGTCGAAAATCGCCTGCCGCAGGCCGTCCCGAACCATCTCCGGCGCTGAAAGCTTGTCGGAACCGGATGCCGTCATCTGCGAACCTCCCAATCGATCCGTGCCATCGCTGGTCACAGCACGCCGCGGCTCGACAACGCGGCGAGCTCCGCCATCAGGGCCGTATCGTCATAGCGGGCAAGGCTCAGTGGCCGGGCGTAGGCAGGCAGCTCGCCGCCCGCGACCCAGGCCGCGCAGACCGAGCCCGTCGAGCAGGCGGCCATCGTGCCGAAGCCGGACAGTGCCCCAGCCATGAAGGCGCCTGGTGTTTTCATCGGGCCGATCAGAGGCCAGTTCTCGGCGGTCATGGCGTAATAGCCGCCATAGTGATGTGCCCCGCGCGGCAGGCGGCCGATATAGGCTTCGAGTTTCGGATGGAGGCGGCTTGCCGCGCGGATCACCGAATCCGGGAATTGGGAATCCGTC is drawn from Bosea sp. Tri-49 and contains these coding sequences:
- a CDS encoding amino acid ABC transporter substrate-binding protein, with amino-acid sequence MSRFAAALFGAASLAFIAPAQAGSTLDAIKARGSLKCAVQGPSNPGFGVPGSGGKWIGFNVELCRAIAATIFGDADKIQISALTTQTRFPALQSGEVDVLTNNTTYVMTRDTQLKFNFPAISFMDGQGILVPKKLNVASGKDLNGATVCVQPGTTTELALTDFFRKNNMKFTPVVIQSRDELTRAYADGRCDALTSDATTLAAQRSTLANPAEHIILPDRLSKEPLGIAVRQGDEEFRDIIAWSFNTLVNAEELGITQANVDEMAKSTDPEIRRFLGVEPGLGAALGVNEKYAYTIIKQIGNYGELYEKYLGEKTPLAIPRGLNRLYTQGGALYTPPSR
- a CDS encoding GntR family transcriptional regulator codes for the protein MTASGSDKLSAPEMVRDGLRQAIFDGTFGAGEQLRQDELAARFGTSRIPVREALRQLEAEGLVTLVANKGAIVTRLSLEEVLELLDIRIGLECRALTLAIPNMAIEDFEHLDEILRSYDGATTPVTWSDHNELFHFALYEPCRRPRLLAMIRATWGHIGRFSRAQVSLAAGKERPMQEHRELVSLCRGGETDRAVSLLEEHIGQTQKSLVAAARRASRLADR